Proteins from a single region of Mucilaginibacter daejeonensis:
- a CDS encoding asparagine synthetase B yields MDAVQKDHLKAYGIAFWTLKNGEEVNWLLNYRGGSFLSKYSKPLEDECKIRGVSYEVLPDAKVNSVLTEVSEASVNMDVVKLEKAPKMAVYSPKNKLPWDDAVTMVLKYAEIPYDVLYDEEVIRGDLSKYDWLHMHHEDFTGQYSKFYSNFRYQQWYQDDVRGQEAMAHKLGFKKVSQMKLAVVQHIHDFCSNGGFLFAMCSGTDTFDIAAAASNTDICESMFDGDAADQRAQSKLDFGQTFAFQNFNLDMNPMSHQFSDIDMTMTRQVQRDQDFFTLFDFSAKWDVVPSMLTQNHDKVIKGFMGLTTAYNKNRIKPGVTIMGEMKTRNEARYIHGEFGKGQWTFYGGHDPEDYQHAVGDPPTDLKLHPNSPGYRLILNNVLFPAAKKKKQKT; encoded by the coding sequence ATGGACGCGGTGCAAAAGGACCATTTGAAAGCCTACGGCATCGCCTTTTGGACACTTAAGAACGGAGAGGAAGTGAACTGGCTGCTCAACTATCGGGGCGGTAGCTTCTTGTCTAAGTACAGCAAACCTCTGGAAGATGAATGTAAGATACGTGGGGTAAGCTACGAGGTATTGCCCGATGCCAAGGTGAACAGCGTGCTGACCGAAGTAAGCGAGGCCTCCGTGAACATGGATGTGGTGAAGTTGGAAAAAGCGCCCAAAATGGCCGTTTACTCTCCCAAGAACAAACTCCCCTGGGATGACGCCGTGACCATGGTACTCAAATATGCCGAGATACCCTATGATGTATTGTATGATGAGGAAGTGATACGTGGCGACCTTTCCAAATACGATTGGCTGCACATGCACCATGAGGACTTTACGGGTCAGTACAGTAAATTTTATAGCAACTTTCGTTACCAGCAATGGTACCAGGATGATGTACGCGGCCAGGAGGCCATGGCGCATAAATTAGGTTTTAAAAAGGTGTCGCAAATGAAGCTGGCCGTGGTGCAGCACATTCATGATTTCTGTAGTAATGGAGGCTTTTTATTCGCTATGTGTTCGGGTACCGACACGTTCGATATAGCGGCCGCGGCATCGAACACTGACATTTGCGAAAGCATGTTCGACGGTGATGCGGCCGATCAGCGGGCGCAAAGCAAACTCGACTTCGGACAAACGTTCGCGTTCCAGAACTTCAATTTGGATATGAACCCAATGTCGCACCAATTTAGCGACATTGATATGACCATGACCCGCCAGGTGCAGCGCGATCAGGACTTTTTTACCCTATTCGATTTCTCGGCCAAATGGGACGTAGTGCCCAGTATGCTTACCCAGAACCACGACAAGGTGATCAAGGGCTTTATGGGCCTCACCACCGCCTATAACAAGAACCGCATTAAACCGGGGGTGACCATTATGGGCGAGATGAAGACCAGAAATGAGGCCCGCTACATTCATGGCGAGTTCGGTAAAGGGCAGTGGACCTTTTATGGCGGCCACGATCCCGAAGATTATCAACACGCAGTTGGCGATCCTCCTACCGACCTGAAGCTGCATCCCAACTCTCCCGGCTACCGGTTGATCCTTAACAATGTGTTGTTCCCTGCTGCCAAGAAAAAGAAGCAGAAGACCTGA
- a CDS encoding putative porin, with protein MLKGLKYFFLTLLLAALGHTAFAQIPDVPYGTDTLRGARPAQSIDSVRKRLEGDKDTVIYSAKYVKVTNERLLNDSTQVFPIDTGLTNFENYTALMQPRSPRIHLGNTGLPQRALLFEPAKTVGFDVGLHSLDVYMMGPQDVNYYRARVAYTNLSFFSGAFSNSNADQVFRMVHTQNIKPNWNFTVNFNNTGSRGYYRRQNVSDLNAAISTWYESKGKRYNLLGTLFFNNIRTPESGAILNESVFTTGSLDKQQEAVRLNNSYTNHRNNGFYLKQFYYVGRIDTIQSASKEVAKILPTQRVAHTFFYNIQKYRFRQNEPDTYKAFPDYYFNNDISQDSIAVTSFRNEFSYSFYLRGRSVSFVKNEVKLDVGLTHDLFHFNQYVNDSLVNNLRDQVRRVQGKTYQNIKLNAKFSYRFSDRVLLDGDFQQVVTGYNFGDYLYDAKLTLAGGQRAGKIILGAYAQNNEAPLIFKNWISNHYVYTNTDIGKQQINNFSFNYINDKYKFDVKAEYFLISGYQYFASQTPGGIDAAPAQLNSPMNLLKLAAGKRFDFGRWHFEDYLVYQQSDYQSTIRTPQLYNYFNFCYTKMFFKVLDAAMGVNVRYNTRYQAPNYAIGIGQFYNSADLSFYTYPVITPYIKATLFRTNLFIMYDYANQGLQSNGYYTVNRYPMPDKQLKFGVSWTFYN; from the coding sequence ATGCTCAAAGGGCTGAAATACTTTTTTTTAACGTTGCTGCTGGCCGCGCTGGGGCATACGGCATTTGCACAGATACCTGATGTGCCTTACGGTACCGATACCTTGCGTGGTGCGCGCCCGGCGCAATCCATCGATAGCGTGCGCAAGCGATTGGAAGGTGATAAGGATACCGTGATCTACAGTGCCAAGTATGTGAAGGTGACCAATGAGCGTTTACTCAACGATAGTACGCAGGTGTTCCCTATCGATACCGGCCTCACCAACTTTGAGAACTACACTGCGCTGATGCAACCGCGCAGTCCGCGTATCCACTTAGGTAATACGGGTTTGCCGCAACGCGCATTACTCTTCGAGCCGGCCAAAACGGTGGGTTTCGATGTTGGCCTGCACTCGCTTGATGTGTACATGATGGGTCCGCAGGATGTCAATTACTACCGCGCCAGGGTGGCTTATACCAACCTTTCCTTCTTTAGCGGCGCATTCAGTAACTCCAATGCAGATCAGGTGTTCAGGATGGTGCACACGCAGAACATCAAGCCTAACTGGAACTTTACGGTCAACTTCAACAATACCGGGTCGCGCGGTTATTACCGCAGGCAGAACGTGAGCGACCTGAATGCGGCCATCTCTACCTGGTATGAGTCGAAGGGCAAGCGATATAACTTGTTAGGGACTTTGTTCTTCAACAACATCCGCACCCCGGAAAGTGGCGCCATATTGAATGAAAGTGTATTCACCACCGGCTCGCTTGATAAGCAGCAGGAAGCCGTACGATTGAACAACTCGTACACCAATCACCGCAATAATGGTTTCTATCTGAAGCAATTCTATTACGTGGGCCGCATCGATACCATACAATCGGCCAGTAAGGAGGTAGCCAAGATATTGCCTACCCAGCGCGTGGCTCATACCTTTTTCTACAACATTCAAAAGTACAGGTTCAGGCAAAACGAGCCAGATACGTATAAGGCCTTCCCTGATTACTATTTTAACAACGACATCTCGCAGGATTCTATCGCGGTCACCAGTTTCCGTAACGAGTTCTCGTACAGTTTTTATTTGAGAGGCCGCTCGGTAAGCTTTGTGAAGAACGAAGTGAAATTGGACGTTGGTCTTACCCACGACCTGTTCCACTTTAACCAGTACGTGAACGACTCGCTGGTGAACAACCTGCGTGATCAGGTGCGCCGCGTGCAGGGCAAGACCTACCAGAACATCAAACTGAACGCTAAGTTCAGCTACCGCTTCAGCGACCGCGTATTGCTTGATGGTGATTTCCAGCAGGTGGTGACCGGTTATAACTTTGGCGATTATTTGTACGATGCCAAGCTTACCCTGGCCGGCGGTCAGCGTGCAGGCAAGATCATTTTAGGGGCCTATGCTCAAAATAACGAAGCCCCGCTGATCTTCAAGAACTGGATATCGAACCACTACGTTTACACCAATACCGACATAGGCAAGCAGCAGATCAATAACTTCTCTTTCAATTACATCAATGATAAATATAAGTTCGATGTAAAGGCCGAGTACTTTTTGATAAGCGGTTATCAGTACTTCGCCTCACAAACCCCGGGTGGGATAGACGCAGCACCCGCGCAGCTCAATTCGCCTATGAACCTGCTCAAGCTTGCTGCCGGTAAACGTTTTGACTTTGGCCGCTGGCATTTTGAGGATTACCTGGTGTACCAGCAGTCTGATTACCAAAGCACTATTCGTACGCCGCAGCTGTACAACTACTTTAATTTCTGCTACACCAAAATGTTCTTCAAGGTACTGGATGCTGCCATGGGCGTTAACGTACGCTACAATACCCGTTACCAGGCGCCTAATTACGCCATTGGCATAGGTCAGTTCTATAACAGTGCCGACCTATCGTTCTATACCTACCCGGTGATCACGCCGTACATAAAGGCCACGCTATTCCGTACCAACCTTTTTATCATGTATGACTATGCCAATCAGGGCCTGCAAAGCAACGGGTACTACACCGTGAACCGCTACCCCATGCCCGACAAGCAACTCAAGTTCGGTGTGAGCTGGACGTTCTATAATTAA
- a CDS encoding purine-nucleoside phosphorylase, whose translation MLDSIERTASYIKSRIGDFEPEVGIILGTGLGGLVKEIAVEKQLPYSNIPGFPISTLEFHSGRLIFGELAGKKVVAMQGRLHYYEGYSMQQITFPVRVMKMLGIKTLFVSNASGALNPAFKKGDLMVIDDHINLQPTNPLVGTNHDELGPRFPDMSEPYDLGLVQKALQIAADNNITCHRGVYVAVMGPNLETRAEYRYLRIIGGDAVGMSTAPEVIVANHMGLPVFAISVLTDEGFPDQLKPVSIEEIIEVANNAEPDLTFIMKELIAGS comes from the coding sequence ATGTTAGACAGTATTGAACGTACCGCATCCTATATAAAAAGCCGCATAGGCGACTTTGAACCCGAAGTTGGGATCATTTTAGGCACTGGCCTTGGCGGGCTGGTAAAAGAGATAGCCGTTGAAAAGCAGTTACCTTATTCCAACATCCCGGGCTTTCCTATATCAACGCTGGAGTTCCACTCGGGCCGTTTGATATTTGGCGAACTGGCCGGTAAAAAAGTGGTGGCCATGCAAGGCCGCCTGCACTATTACGAAGGTTACAGCATGCAGCAGATCACCTTCCCGGTGAGGGTGATGAAGATGCTGGGCATTAAAACCCTGTTCGTATCCAACGCCAGCGGTGCGCTTAACCCGGCCTTTAAAAAAGGCGACCTGATGGTGATCGATGATCACATTAATCTGCAGCCTACCAACCCGCTGGTGGGTACCAATCATGACGAGTTAGGCCCACGTTTTCCAGACATGAGCGAGCCTTATGACCTTGGCCTGGTACAAAAAGCATTACAGATCGCTGCCGACAACAATATTACCTGCCATCGAGGAGTTTATGTAGCGGTTATGGGACCTAACCTCGAGACCAGGGCCGAATACCGTTACCTGCGCATCATTGGTGGCGATGCCGTGGGGATGAGTACCGCACCCGAGGTGATCGTGGCTAACCACATGGGTTTGCCGGTGTTCGCTATTTCGGTATTGACCGATGAGGGTTTCCCTGATCAGTTGAAGCCGGTATCGATAGAGGAGATCATTGAGGTGGCCAATAACGCCGAACCTGATCTGACCTTTATCATGAAGGAACTGATCGCAGGATCATAG
- the lpxK gene encoding tetraacyldisaccharide 4'-kinase, which translates to MKYLRWLLLPFSIVYGLVVMMRNWLYDAGLFESRSYTKPVISVGNLDVGGAGKSPMTEYLIRMLKNDHRLATLSRGYGRATKGFVLADAITGATELGDEPAQFKQKFPDVTVAVCEKRTVGIERLLPQHDVVLLDDAYQHRAVKPGFSLLLFDHGRLSGPQLLLPAGNLREPFVGRYRADVLVVTKCPANLTEVQQQKALQKLKPLSYQQVYFTSISYMPLQDIYGKRKGELPPAGSKIFVLTGIANSDPLIGHLNYLQLEVVHHNYPDHHQFSLKNITKLAADLQHNAPPGTMVITTEKDAQRLRQPELLPHVEALPIYVLPIGVMFLNDAEKRFNETIQNYVRQY; encoded by the coding sequence ATGAAGTATTTGCGGTGGTTACTACTCCCTTTCTCCATAGTTTACGGCCTGGTGGTGATGATGCGCAACTGGCTGTATGATGCCGGGCTGTTCGAGAGCCGATCGTATACCAAGCCGGTGATCAGCGTAGGTAACCTTGATGTTGGGGGCGCAGGTAAAAGTCCCATGACCGAATACCTGATCAGGATGCTTAAGAACGATCACCGTTTGGCTACCCTGAGCCGCGGTTATGGCCGTGCTACCAAAGGCTTTGTTTTGGCCGATGCGATCACGGGTGCCACCGAACTGGGCGACGAACCGGCTCAATTCAAGCAAAAGTTCCCTGATGTTACCGTCGCCGTTTGCGAGAAACGCACCGTAGGCATTGAGCGGTTATTGCCACAGCACGATGTGGTGCTGCTTGATGATGCTTACCAGCACCGCGCCGTTAAGCCGGGGTTCAGCCTTTTGCTTTTTGATCACGGACGGCTAAGCGGGCCGCAGCTATTACTACCGGCAGGCAACCTGCGCGAGCCGTTCGTGGGCCGCTACCGCGCCGATGTGCTGGTGGTGACCAAGTGCCCGGCTAATCTTACCGAGGTGCAGCAGCAAAAAGCTTTGCAAAAATTAAAACCTTTAAGCTACCAGCAGGTATACTTTACGTCCATCAGCTATATGCCTTTGCAGGATATATATGGTAAAAGGAAAGGTGAACTACCGCCCGCCGGAAGCAAGATATTTGTGCTGACGGGTATTGCCAACTCCGATCCGCTGATCGGTCATTTAAATTACTTGCAGCTTGAGGTGGTGCATCATAATTATCCTGACCACCATCAGTTCAGCTTAAAAAATATTACTAAACTTGCAGCAGATCTGCAACATAACGCCCCGCCGGGCACCATGGTCATCACTACCGAAAAGGATGCCCAACGCCTGCGCCAGCCCGAATTATTGCCGCATGTGGAGGCTTTACCTATCTATGTGCTGCCTATCGGTGTTATGTTCTTGAACGATGCTGAAAAGCGATTTAACGAAACCATACAGAACTATGTTAGACAGTATTGA
- a CDS encoding rhamnogalacturonan lyase: protein MRSLLRSAAILLFIFTCTTSTLLAQRAMERLGRGVVAINKGHGNIYIGWRMLGTDPIDIAFNLYRSSPGKATVKLNDRPLTKTTDHTDHLTDTTAIISYFVKPVINGVEGEASAPFLLKVGAGDQPYLSVPLNTMAGYHPNDASVGDLDGDGEYEIILHQVGRGHDNSHKGITSNPILEAYKLDGTMLWRIDLGRNIREGAHYTQFMVYDLDGDGKAEVACKTADGTIDGKGNVIGDSTKTWRNADGHILRGPEYLTVFNGLTGAAINTTNYVPALHPDTQEPTPEQIKAIWGDSYGNRGMRFLAAIAYLDGKHPSLIMCRGYYTRTVVAAWDLEQGKLKQRWVFDSDANSKNKPFRGQGNHNLTIADVDHDGKDEIIYGAMVLDDNGQGLYSTGTGHADALHVSDLNPDRPGLEVFDIQERFGDAGANFRDARTGEFIWKKASVQAGEDGEGPGRGLSLNVDPRYRGYESWVAGAGVSGMFDVKGNKISDRTPSVNFGIFWDDDLLSELLDGTRITKWNYQDSKAEVLFDASKYDCVSNNGTKQNPVLSGDILGDWREEAIYATRDGKELRIFTTTIPARNRFYTFMHDPQYRLSIAWQNVAYNQPPHTSFYIGDDMQPPPRPNIVLTGEAKK, encoded by the coding sequence ATGAGATCACTACTAAGATCAGCCGCGATCTTACTTTTCATATTCACCTGCACAACTTCTACCCTATTAGCCCAACGCGCCATGGAAAGGCTTGGCCGCGGGGTGGTGGCCATCAACAAAGGCCATGGCAACATCTATATAGGCTGGCGCATGTTAGGCACCGACCCTATCGATATCGCTTTCAACCTTTATCGCAGCAGCCCAGGCAAAGCGACTGTGAAGCTCAACGACCGACCATTGACCAAGACCACCGATCACACCGACCACCTCACCGATACCACCGCTATCATAAGCTATTTTGTGAAGCCGGTGATCAACGGCGTTGAAGGCGAGGCAAGCGCCCCGTTCCTTTTAAAGGTTGGTGCTGGTGATCAGCCTTACCTATCCGTTCCGTTAAATACTATGGCTGGCTACCACCCTAACGATGCCTCTGTAGGCGACCTTGATGGCGATGGCGAATACGAGATCATTTTACACCAGGTAGGCCGTGGTCATGATAATTCGCACAAAGGCATTACCTCCAACCCCATCTTAGAAGCCTACAAACTTGATGGCACCATGCTTTGGCGCATCGACCTGGGTCGCAACATACGCGAAGGTGCTCATTACACCCAATTTATGGTGTATGACCTTGATGGCGATGGCAAGGCCGAGGTGGCCTGCAAAACTGCGGACGGTACCATTGATGGCAAGGGCAACGTGATCGGCGACAGCACCAAGACCTGGCGCAACGCGGACGGCCACATTTTGCGCGGACCTGAATACCTGACCGTTTTCAACGGGCTCACCGGAGCCGCCATCAATACTACCAATTATGTACCCGCTCTTCACCCTGACACACAGGAACCCACTCCGGAGCAGATAAAAGCTATTTGGGGCGATAGCTATGGTAACCGTGGCATGCGCTTTTTGGCAGCCATAGCCTACTTAGATGGTAAGCACCCAAGCCTGATCATGTGCCGTGGATATTATACCCGTACCGTAGTAGCTGCGTGGGACCTTGAGCAAGGCAAGTTGAAGCAACGCTGGGTATTTGATAGTGACGCCAATTCAAAGAACAAGCCCTTCCGTGGACAAGGGAACCACAACCTGACCATTGCCGATGTGGATCACGACGGCAAGGACGAGATCATTTACGGCGCCATGGTGCTTGACGATAATGGCCAGGGTTTGTACTCCACCGGAACAGGGCATGCCGATGCGCTGCACGTTTCAGACCTTAATCCCGACCGCCCCGGCCTGGAGGTGTTCGATATACAGGAACGTTTTGGTGATGCCGGTGCCAATTTCAGGGATGCCCGAACAGGCGAGTTCATTTGGAAAAAGGCATCGGTACAGGCCGGTGAAGATGGCGAAGGACCTGGCCGCGGATTATCATTGAACGTTGACCCGCGTTATAGGGGCTATGAATCATGGGTGGCCGGCGCCGGGGTCAGTGGCATGTTCGATGTGAAAGGCAACAAGATATCAGACCGTACACCGTCAGTGAACTTTGGCATATTTTGGGATGATGACCTGCTGAGCGAATTGCTCGACGGAACACGCATCACCAAATGGAATTACCAGGACTCAAAAGCTGAAGTACTCTTCGATGCCTCAAAATATGACTGCGTAAGCAACAACGGCACTAAGCAAAACCCAGTATTGAGCGGCGACATTTTGGGCGATTGGCGCGAAGAGGCCATATACGCCACGCGCGACGGCAAGGAGCTCCGGATATTTACCACTACCATACCCGCCAGGAACCGCTTTTACACTTTTATGCATGACCCACAATATCGCCTCAGTATCGCCTGGCAAAATGTGGCCTACAACCAGCCTCCACATACCAGCTTTTACATTGGCGATGATATGCAACCACCGCCGCGCCCTAACATCGTATTGACAGGTGAAGCCAAGAAATAG
- the pruA gene encoding L-glutamate gamma-semialdehyde dehydrogenase: MLKGFFNVPAPVNEPVLNYGPGSAERVALQAALAEGRSKVIDIPMYIGGQEVRTGKTLEVHPPHDHKHLLATYHEGDASHVKAAIDAALAAKADWEALPWEQRAAIFLKAADLLAGPYRAKINAATMLGQSKNAYQAEIDAACEFIDFLRFNVQYMTEIYAEQPISSKGIWNRLEQRPLEGFVFAITPFNFTAIAGNLCAAPAMMGNVVVWKPAPTQIYAANVIMEVFIEAGLPAGVINMISVDGPVAGDIIFKHPDFAGLHFTGSTHVFQELWKTIGNNIANYRSYPRIVGETGGKDFVLAHSSANADVVSVALLRGAFEYQGQKCSAASRAYIPKSLWPAVKENMQRDLATFKMGPTEDFGNFINAVITEASFDKLAKYIDDAKADPSVQIIAGGGYDKSVGYFVEPTVIEVQDPKYVTMCTELFGPVLTVYVYEDDQYEQIMEVIDTTSPYALTGSIIAQDRYAITTATERLRNSAGNFYINDKPTGAVVGQQPFGGARGSGTNDKAGSMLNLLRWVSPRTIKETFDPPKDYRYPFLQY, encoded by the coding sequence ATGTTAAAAGGATTCTTTAATGTGCCGGCCCCCGTTAATGAGCCGGTATTGAACTATGGTCCGGGAAGTGCTGAGCGTGTGGCCTTGCAGGCTGCGCTGGCCGAAGGCCGTTCCAAAGTGATTGATATACCGATGTACATTGGTGGCCAGGAAGTGCGCACCGGCAAAACGCTGGAAGTACATCCTCCGCACGACCATAAACACCTGCTGGCCACTTACCACGAGGGTGATGCCAGCCACGTAAAAGCTGCTATTGACGCTGCCCTGGCCGCCAAGGCCGATTGGGAAGCCCTGCCATGGGAACAGCGTGCCGCTATATTTTTAAAAGCTGCCGACCTGCTGGCCGGTCCGTACCGTGCCAAGATCAACGCAGCCACTATGCTGGGCCAGTCAAAGAACGCCTACCAGGCCGAGATCGATGCGGCCTGCGAGTTCATCGACTTTTTGCGCTTCAATGTGCAATACATGACCGAGATCTACGCTGAGCAGCCTATATCGAGCAAAGGTATCTGGAACCGCTTGGAGCAACGCCCGCTGGAAGGGTTCGTGTTCGCGATCACGCCTTTTAACTTTACCGCCATTGCCGGCAACCTTTGCGCTGCCCCTGCCATGATGGGTAACGTGGTGGTTTGGAAACCTGCCCCTACGCAGATCTACGCCGCTAACGTGATCATGGAAGTGTTCATTGAGGCCGGCTTACCTGCCGGTGTCATCAATATGATCAGTGTTGATGGTCCGGTGGCTGGCGATATCATTTTCAAGCATCCTGACTTTGCCGGTCTACATTTTACCGGTTCTACCCACGTTTTCCAGGAATTATGGAAGACCATCGGTAACAACATAGCCAACTACCGCAGCTACCCACGCATCGTGGGAGAGACCGGCGGTAAGGACTTTGTATTGGCCCATTCAAGCGCCAACGCCGATGTGGTTAGTGTAGCCTTGCTACGTGGTGCCTTTGAATACCAGGGACAAAAATGTTCGGCTGCCTCACGCGCCTACATACCTAAGTCGTTATGGCCTGCGGTGAAAGAGAATATGCAACGCGACCTGGCCACCTTTAAAATGGGCCCTACCGAAGATTTTGGTAACTTCATCAACGCGGTGATCACTGAAGCCTCTTTTGACAAACTGGCCAAATACATCGATGATGCTAAAGCTGATCCATCAGTGCAGATCATTGCCGGCGGTGGTTATGATAAATCGGTAGGTTACTTTGTGGAGCCGACCGTGATCGAGGTACAAGATCCTAAATATGTGACCATGTGCACTGAGTTGTTCGGCCCGGTACTGACCGTTTATGTTTACGAGGACGACCAGTACGAGCAGATCATGGAAGTGATCGATACCACATCACCATATGCGCTTACCGGTTCGATCATTGCACAAGACCGTTATGCCATCACCACAGCTACCGAGCGTTTACGCAACTCTGCCGGTAACTTCTACATCAACGATAAACCTACCGGCGCGGTGGTTGGTCAGCAGCCATTTGGCGGTGCCAGAGGTTCGGGTACTAACGATAAGGCCGGCTCGATGCTTAACCTGTTACGTTGGGTATCGCCACGTACCATCAAAGAGACTTTCGACCCGCCTAAGGATTACCGCTATCCATTCTTGCAGTATTAA
- a CDS encoding MFS transporter: MQQRLVNITRHLKAVFGGSIGNLVEWYDWYAYSVFSLYFAGSFFPKQDQTAQLLNTAGIFAIGFLMRPVGGWLMGTYADRKGRKAALTLSVLMMSAGSLMITIVPTYGAIGLAAPAILVLARMLQGLSVGGEYGAAATYLSEIAPPHRRGLYSSFQYVTTTMGQLAALLILMILERWLLTPTQLTDWGWRIPFGIGAVLAVSALYLRRSLQETDSFRNAEVQEEKRGTFAELRKYGTEVRLIVGITIGLTVCYYTFSTYIQKFLVNTAGFSKQDSTLITTLSLVVFMLAQPFAGMLGDRVGRKRIMVIYGVLALITTVPILMLLGTTKEAWQATLLITAALCILSLNTSVSAIVKAELFPVNVRSLGVSFPYAFIVALFGGTAEYVALLFKKLNYEQGFYWYITACIVVSLVASMRMSGRKVQGRM; encoded by the coding sequence ATGCAGCAACGCTTAGTCAATATCACTCGTCATTTAAAGGCCGTTTTTGGCGGATCGATCGGTAACCTGGTCGAGTGGTACGACTGGTATGCTTATTCGGTGTTCTCGCTGTACTTTGCCGGGTCGTTCTTCCCCAAGCAAGACCAGACCGCTCAACTGCTCAACACGGCAGGTATTTTTGCCATTGGGTTTTTGATGCGCCCGGTAGGCGGATGGCTCATGGGCACCTATGCCGACCGCAAAGGCCGCAAGGCAGCACTGACGCTGTCGGTATTGATGATGAGCGCCGGATCGTTGATGATCACCATCGTACCTACCTACGGTGCCATTGGGCTGGCCGCACCGGCCATACTGGTACTGGCCCGTATGCTGCAAGGCCTAAGCGTTGGCGGCGAGTATGGCGCCGCGGCCACCTACCTGAGCGAGATCGCGCCACCTCACCGGCGAGGTTTGTATTCAAGCTTCCAGTACGTGACCACCACCATGGGGCAACTGGCCGCGCTGCTGATCCTCATGATCCTGGAGCGCTGGTTGCTAACGCCCACCCAGCTGACCGATTGGGGCTGGCGGATACCTTTTGGTATAGGTGCTGTGCTGGCCGTATCGGCCCTGTACCTGCGCCGTAGCCTGCAGGAGACCGACTCCTTCCGCAACGCAGAGGTGCAGGAAGAAAAGCGCGGTACCTTTGCCGAACTGCGCAAGTATGGCACCGAGGTAAGGCTCATCGTGGGCATCACCATTGGGCTTACGGTGTGCTATTATACCTTCTCCACTTATATTCAAAAGTTCCTGGTCAATACGGCCGGTTTCAGTAAGCAAGATTCGACGCTGATCACCACCTTGTCGCTCGTCGTATTCATGTTGGCCCAGCCTTTTGCCGGTATGCTGGGCGATCGGGTAGGGCGCAAACGTATCATGGTGATCTATGGCGTGCTTGCATTGATCACCACTGTACCTATCCTGATGTTGCTGGGTACCACCAAAGAGGCTTGGCAAGCCACCCTGCTGATCACCGCAGCGTTGTGTATCCTGAGCTTGAACACCTCGGTATCGGCCATCGTTAAAGCCGAATTGTTCCCCGTCAATGTGCGGTCGTTAGGCGTGAGTTTTCCTTATGCCTTCATCGTGGCCCTCTTTGGCGGTACCGCCGAGTACGTGGCCCTGTTGTTCAAGAAACTGAACTATGAGCAGGGCTTTTACTGGTACATCACGGCCTGTATAGTGGTGTCGTTAGTGGCGAGTATGCGGATGAGTGGGAGGAAGGTACAGGGAAGGATGTAA
- a CDS encoding trimeric intracellular cation channel family protein yields the protein MQYLFIIEILGTIAFTISGALAAIEKKLDLFGVLTLGFVTAIGGGTIRDVLIGNTPVSWMRDLTTPLVILGAGLFTMVFGRYLQKLRTTLFLFDTLGLALFTVTGMKKGLDLELNHGICVALGTITGCFGGVLRDTLTGQIPALFHTREIYATACILGGSIYFGSLHFLPAQAAETIAIVVICTTRLLAVRYDWKLPMAKPL from the coding sequence GTGCAGTACCTGTTCATCATCGAGATATTGGGCACCATAGCCTTCACCATTTCTGGCGCGCTGGCCGCTATTGAAAAAAAGCTCGACCTGTTCGGCGTGTTAACGCTGGGCTTTGTGACCGCCATTGGCGGCGGTACCATACGTGATGTATTGATCGGCAATACCCCCGTAAGCTGGATGCGCGACCTGACCACCCCGCTGGTGATCCTGGGCGCCGGACTATTCACCATGGTGTTTGGGCGCTACCTGCAAAAGCTGCGAACCACATTGTTCCTGTTCGATACGCTCGGGTTGGCTCTGTTCACGGTAACCGGGATGAAGAAGGGGCTCGACCTGGAGTTGAACCATGGGATATGCGTGGCGCTGGGTACCATTACCGGTTGCTTTGGCGGTGTGCTGCGCGATACATTGACCGGACAGATCCCCGCCCTGTTCCATACCCGCGAGATATACGCCACCGCCTGCATACTGGGCGGTAGCATCTATTTTGGCAGCCTGCACTTTTTACCTGCACAAGCCGCCGAGACCATAGCTATCGTAGTGATCTGCACTACGCGCTTGTTGGCCGTACGTTACGATTGGAAATTGCCCATGGCGAAGCCCCTGTAG